In Polyodon spathula isolate WHYD16114869_AA chromosome 27, ASM1765450v1, whole genome shotgun sequence, one DNA window encodes the following:
- the LOC121301135 gene encoding nuclear receptor ROR-beta-like isoform X3, with amino-acid sequence MEGFFRRCQQNNATYSCSRQRSCLIDRTNRNRCQHCRLQKCLSLGMSRDAVKFGRMSKKQRDSLYAEVQKHQQSQEQTAPKEAPESHCTPYSNSSSVGLSDLDDISALQDGLLFDLPLTPEGAGYYSTELLTSAQSSPEQHSAELSDARHIKQEYQPSLFSPLPEGTSVLEIERVSQNIVKSHLETCQYTAEELKRLTWTLYTQEEIRTLQSKSTEAMWQHCTHQLTNAIQYVVEFAKRITGFMDLCQNDQIILLKAGCLEVLLIRSCRAFNPVNNTLLFDSKYAGTPVFKSLGCDDLINGVFELAKGLSRLQLTEEEMALFSAAVLLSPDRPWLTDTQKVQRLQEHVYLALQSCLQRSPASKEKLTKMASKLHLMKSICSLHMDKLEFFSLVHPDTAYSFPPLYREVFVSEVQYPDSNER; translated from the exons ATGGAG GGTTTTTTCCGGCGCTGTCAGCAAAACAACGCCACGTACTCCTGCTCTCGCCAGCGCAGCTGCCTGATCGACCGCACCAACCGAAACCGCTGCCAGCACTGCCGCCTGCAGAAGTGCCTGTCGCTGGGCATGTCACGGGACG CAGTGAAGTTCGGTCGCATGTCCAAGAAACAGCGGGACAGCCTGTACGCGGAGGTCCAGAAGCACCAGCAGAGCCAGGAGCAGACTGCCCCCAAGGAGGCGCCTGAGAGCCATTGCACGCCCTACAGCAACAGCTCCAGCGTGGGGCTGAGCGACCTCGATGACATCAGCGCCCTGCAGGACGGGCTGCTCTTCGACCTCCCGCTGACCCCCGAGGGGGCCGGCTACTACAGCACGGAGCTGCTGACCTCGGCACAGTCCTCCCCTGAGCAGCACAGTGCCGAGCTCTCGGACGCCAGGCACATCAAGCAGGAGTACCAGCCCAGCCTCTTCTCTCCCCTGCCAGAGGGCACCTCCGTCCTGGAGATCG agcggGTCTCGCAGAACATTGTCAAGTCTCACCTGGAGACGTGTCAGTACACAGCAGAGGAGCTGAAGAGACTCACCTGGACTCTATACACACAAGAGGAGATCCGGACCCTGCAGAgcaag tccacAGAAGCGATGTGGCAGCATTGCACTCACCAGCTCACCAATGCCATCCAGTACGTCGTGGAGTTTGCCAAACGCATCACCGGCTTCATGGACCTCTGCCAGAACGACCAGATCATTCTGCTCAAAGCAG ggtGCCTGGAGGTGCTGCTGATTCGCTCATGCCGCGCCTTCAACCCAGTCAACAACACGCTGCTCTTCGACAGCAAGTACGCGGGGACTCCAGTCTTCAAATCCctcg GCTGCGATGACCTCATCAACGGCGTGTTCGAGCTGGCGAAGGGGCTGAGCCGCCTGCAGCTGACGGAGGAGGAGATGGCTCTGTTCAGCGCCGCCGTGCTGCTGTCACCTG ACCGGCCCTGGCTGACGGACACTCAGAAGGTGCAGAGGCTGCAGGAGCACGTCTACCTGGCCCTGCAGAGCTGCCTGCAGAGGAGCCCAGCCAGCAAGGAGAAACTCACTAAG ATGGCCTCCAAGCTGCATCTGATGAAGTCAATCTGCAGCCTGCACATGGACAAGCTGGAGTTCTTCAGCCTCGTGCACCCCGACACGGCCTACAGCTTCCCCCCCTTGTACCGCGAGGTCTTCGTCAGCGAGGTGCAGTACCCAGATTCCAACGAGCGCTAA
- the LOC121301135 gene encoding nuclear receptor ROR-beta-like isoform X1, with the protein MRAQIEVIPCKICGDKSSGIHYGVITCEGCKGFFRRCQQNNATYSCSRQRSCLIDRTNRNRCQHCRLQKCLSLGMSRDAVKFGRMSKKQRDSLYAEVQKHQQSQEQTAPKEAPESHCTPYSNSSSVGLSDLDDISALQDGLLFDLPLTPEGAGYYSTELLTSAQSSPEQHSAELSDARHIKQEYQPSLFSPLPEGTSVLEIERVSQNIVKSHLETCQYTAEELKRLTWTLYTQEEIRTLQSKSTEAMWQHCTHQLTNAIQYVVEFAKRITGFMDLCQNDQIILLKAGCLEVLLIRSCRAFNPVNNTLLFDSKYAGTPVFKSLGCDDLINGVFELAKGLSRLQLTEEEMALFSAAVLLSPDRPWLTDTQKVQRLQEHVYLALQSCLQRSPASKEKLTKMASKLHLMKSICSLHMDKLEFFSLVHPDTAYSFPPLYREVFVSEVQYPDSNER; encoded by the exons ATGAGAG CTCAAATCGAAGTGATCCCGTGTAAAATCTGCGGGGACAAGTCCTCAGGAATACATTATGGCGTCATCACCTGCGAGGGCTGCAAG GGTTTTTTCCGGCGCTGTCAGCAAAACAACGCCACGTACTCCTGCTCTCGCCAGCGCAGCTGCCTGATCGACCGCACCAACCGAAACCGCTGCCAGCACTGCCGCCTGCAGAAGTGCCTGTCGCTGGGCATGTCACGGGACG CAGTGAAGTTCGGTCGCATGTCCAAGAAACAGCGGGACAGCCTGTACGCGGAGGTCCAGAAGCACCAGCAGAGCCAGGAGCAGACTGCCCCCAAGGAGGCGCCTGAGAGCCATTGCACGCCCTACAGCAACAGCTCCAGCGTGGGGCTGAGCGACCTCGATGACATCAGCGCCCTGCAGGACGGGCTGCTCTTCGACCTCCCGCTGACCCCCGAGGGGGCCGGCTACTACAGCACGGAGCTGCTGACCTCGGCACAGTCCTCCCCTGAGCAGCACAGTGCCGAGCTCTCGGACGCCAGGCACATCAAGCAGGAGTACCAGCCCAGCCTCTTCTCTCCCCTGCCAGAGGGCACCTCCGTCCTGGAGATCG agcggGTCTCGCAGAACATTGTCAAGTCTCACCTGGAGACGTGTCAGTACACAGCAGAGGAGCTGAAGAGACTCACCTGGACTCTATACACACAAGAGGAGATCCGGACCCTGCAGAgcaag tccacAGAAGCGATGTGGCAGCATTGCACTCACCAGCTCACCAATGCCATCCAGTACGTCGTGGAGTTTGCCAAACGCATCACCGGCTTCATGGACCTCTGCCAGAACGACCAGATCATTCTGCTCAAAGCAG ggtGCCTGGAGGTGCTGCTGATTCGCTCATGCCGCGCCTTCAACCCAGTCAACAACACGCTGCTCTTCGACAGCAAGTACGCGGGGACTCCAGTCTTCAAATCCctcg GCTGCGATGACCTCATCAACGGCGTGTTCGAGCTGGCGAAGGGGCTGAGCCGCCTGCAGCTGACGGAGGAGGAGATGGCTCTGTTCAGCGCCGCCGTGCTGCTGTCACCTG ACCGGCCCTGGCTGACGGACACTCAGAAGGTGCAGAGGCTGCAGGAGCACGTCTACCTGGCCCTGCAGAGCTGCCTGCAGAGGAGCCCAGCCAGCAAGGAGAAACTCACTAAG ATGGCCTCCAAGCTGCATCTGATGAAGTCAATCTGCAGCCTGCACATGGACAAGCTGGAGTTCTTCAGCCTCGTGCACCCCGACACGGCCTACAGCTTCCCCCCCTTGTACCGCGAGGTCTTCGTCAGCGAGGTGCAGTACCCAGATTCCAACGAGCGCTAA
- the LOC121301135 gene encoding nuclear receptor ROR-beta-like isoform X4, translating to MRAVKFGRMSKKQRDSLYAEVQKHQQSQEQTAPKEAPESHCTPYSNSSSVGLSDLDDISALQDGLLFDLPLTPEGAGYYSTELLTSAQSSPEQHSAELSDARHIKQEYQPSLFSPLPEGTSVLEIERVSQNIVKSHLETCQYTAEELKRLTWTLYTQEEIRTLQSKSTEAMWQHCTHQLTNAIQYVVEFAKRITGFMDLCQNDQIILLKAGCLEVLLIRSCRAFNPVNNTLLFDSKYAGTPVFKSLGCDDLINGVFELAKGLSRLQLTEEEMALFSAAVLLSPDRPWLTDTQKVQRLQEHVYLALQSCLQRSPASKEKLTKMASKLHLMKSICSLHMDKLEFFSLVHPDTAYSFPPLYREVFVSEVQYPDSNER from the exons ATGAGAG CAGTGAAGTTCGGTCGCATGTCCAAGAAACAGCGGGACAGCCTGTACGCGGAGGTCCAGAAGCACCAGCAGAGCCAGGAGCAGACTGCCCCCAAGGAGGCGCCTGAGAGCCATTGCACGCCCTACAGCAACAGCTCCAGCGTGGGGCTGAGCGACCTCGATGACATCAGCGCCCTGCAGGACGGGCTGCTCTTCGACCTCCCGCTGACCCCCGAGGGGGCCGGCTACTACAGCACGGAGCTGCTGACCTCGGCACAGTCCTCCCCTGAGCAGCACAGTGCCGAGCTCTCGGACGCCAGGCACATCAAGCAGGAGTACCAGCCCAGCCTCTTCTCTCCCCTGCCAGAGGGCACCTCCGTCCTGGAGATCG agcggGTCTCGCAGAACATTGTCAAGTCTCACCTGGAGACGTGTCAGTACACAGCAGAGGAGCTGAAGAGACTCACCTGGACTCTATACACACAAGAGGAGATCCGGACCCTGCAGAgcaag tccacAGAAGCGATGTGGCAGCATTGCACTCACCAGCTCACCAATGCCATCCAGTACGTCGTGGAGTTTGCCAAACGCATCACCGGCTTCATGGACCTCTGCCAGAACGACCAGATCATTCTGCTCAAAGCAG ggtGCCTGGAGGTGCTGCTGATTCGCTCATGCCGCGCCTTCAACCCAGTCAACAACACGCTGCTCTTCGACAGCAAGTACGCGGGGACTCCAGTCTTCAAATCCctcg GCTGCGATGACCTCATCAACGGCGTGTTCGAGCTGGCGAAGGGGCTGAGCCGCCTGCAGCTGACGGAGGAGGAGATGGCTCTGTTCAGCGCCGCCGTGCTGCTGTCACCTG ACCGGCCCTGGCTGACGGACACTCAGAAGGTGCAGAGGCTGCAGGAGCACGTCTACCTGGCCCTGCAGAGCTGCCTGCAGAGGAGCCCAGCCAGCAAGGAGAAACTCACTAAG ATGGCCTCCAAGCTGCATCTGATGAAGTCAATCTGCAGCCTGCACATGGACAAGCTGGAGTTCTTCAGCCTCGTGCACCCCGACACGGCCTACAGCTTCCCCCCCTTGTACCGCGAGGTCTTCGTCAGCGAGGTGCAGTACCCAGATTCCAACGAGCGCTAA
- the LOC121301135 gene encoding nuclear receptor ROR-beta-like isoform X2: protein MRAQIEVIPCKICGDKSSGIHYGVITCEGCKGFFRRCQQNNATYSCSRQRSCLIDRTNRNRCQHCRLQKCLSLGMSRDVKFGRMSKKQRDSLYAEVQKHQQSQEQTAPKEAPESHCTPYSNSSSVGLSDLDDISALQDGLLFDLPLTPEGAGYYSTELLTSAQSSPEQHSAELSDARHIKQEYQPSLFSPLPEGTSVLEIERVSQNIVKSHLETCQYTAEELKRLTWTLYTQEEIRTLQSKSTEAMWQHCTHQLTNAIQYVVEFAKRITGFMDLCQNDQIILLKAGCLEVLLIRSCRAFNPVNNTLLFDSKYAGTPVFKSLGCDDLINGVFELAKGLSRLQLTEEEMALFSAAVLLSPDRPWLTDTQKVQRLQEHVYLALQSCLQRSPASKEKLTKMASKLHLMKSICSLHMDKLEFFSLVHPDTAYSFPPLYREVFVSEVQYPDSNER, encoded by the exons ATGAGAG CTCAAATCGAAGTGATCCCGTGTAAAATCTGCGGGGACAAGTCCTCAGGAATACATTATGGCGTCATCACCTGCGAGGGCTGCAAG GGTTTTTTCCGGCGCTGTCAGCAAAACAACGCCACGTACTCCTGCTCTCGCCAGCGCAGCTGCCTGATCGACCGCACCAACCGAAACCGCTGCCAGCACTGCCGCCTGCAGAAGTGCCTGTCGCTGGGCATGTCACGGGACG TGAAGTTCGGTCGCATGTCCAAGAAACAGCGGGACAGCCTGTACGCGGAGGTCCAGAAGCACCAGCAGAGCCAGGAGCAGACTGCCCCCAAGGAGGCGCCTGAGAGCCATTGCACGCCCTACAGCAACAGCTCCAGCGTGGGGCTGAGCGACCTCGATGACATCAGCGCCCTGCAGGACGGGCTGCTCTTCGACCTCCCGCTGACCCCCGAGGGGGCCGGCTACTACAGCACGGAGCTGCTGACCTCGGCACAGTCCTCCCCTGAGCAGCACAGTGCCGAGCTCTCGGACGCCAGGCACATCAAGCAGGAGTACCAGCCCAGCCTCTTCTCTCCCCTGCCAGAGGGCACCTCCGTCCTGGAGATCG agcggGTCTCGCAGAACATTGTCAAGTCTCACCTGGAGACGTGTCAGTACACAGCAGAGGAGCTGAAGAGACTCACCTGGACTCTATACACACAAGAGGAGATCCGGACCCTGCAGAgcaag tccacAGAAGCGATGTGGCAGCATTGCACTCACCAGCTCACCAATGCCATCCAGTACGTCGTGGAGTTTGCCAAACGCATCACCGGCTTCATGGACCTCTGCCAGAACGACCAGATCATTCTGCTCAAAGCAG ggtGCCTGGAGGTGCTGCTGATTCGCTCATGCCGCGCCTTCAACCCAGTCAACAACACGCTGCTCTTCGACAGCAAGTACGCGGGGACTCCAGTCTTCAAATCCctcg GCTGCGATGACCTCATCAACGGCGTGTTCGAGCTGGCGAAGGGGCTGAGCCGCCTGCAGCTGACGGAGGAGGAGATGGCTCTGTTCAGCGCCGCCGTGCTGCTGTCACCTG ACCGGCCCTGGCTGACGGACACTCAGAAGGTGCAGAGGCTGCAGGAGCACGTCTACCTGGCCCTGCAGAGCTGCCTGCAGAGGAGCCCAGCCAGCAAGGAGAAACTCACTAAG ATGGCCTCCAAGCTGCATCTGATGAAGTCAATCTGCAGCCTGCACATGGACAAGCTGGAGTTCTTCAGCCTCGTGCACCCCGACACGGCCTACAGCTTCCCCCCCTTGTACCGCGAGGTCTTCGTCAGCGAGGTGCAGTACCCAGATTCCAACGAGCGCTAA
- the LOC121301135 gene encoding nuclear receptor ROR-beta-like isoform X5 has protein sequence MSKKQRDSLYAEVQKHQQSQEQTAPKEAPESHCTPYSNSSSVGLSDLDDISALQDGLLFDLPLTPEGAGYYSTELLTSAQSSPEQHSAELSDARHIKQEYQPSLFSPLPEGTSVLEIERVSQNIVKSHLETCQYTAEELKRLTWTLYTQEEIRTLQSKSTEAMWQHCTHQLTNAIQYVVEFAKRITGFMDLCQNDQIILLKAGCLEVLLIRSCRAFNPVNNTLLFDSKYAGTPVFKSLGCDDLINGVFELAKGLSRLQLTEEEMALFSAAVLLSPDRPWLTDTQKVQRLQEHVYLALQSCLQRSPASKEKLTKMASKLHLMKSICSLHMDKLEFFSLVHPDTAYSFPPLYREVFVSEVQYPDSNER, from the exons ATGTCCAAGAAACAGCGGGACAGCCTGTACGCGGAGGTCCAGAAGCACCAGCAGAGCCAGGAGCAGACTGCCCCCAAGGAGGCGCCTGAGAGCCATTGCACGCCCTACAGCAACAGCTCCAGCGTGGGGCTGAGCGACCTCGATGACATCAGCGCCCTGCAGGACGGGCTGCTCTTCGACCTCCCGCTGACCCCCGAGGGGGCCGGCTACTACAGCACGGAGCTGCTGACCTCGGCACAGTCCTCCCCTGAGCAGCACAGTGCCGAGCTCTCGGACGCCAGGCACATCAAGCAGGAGTACCAGCCCAGCCTCTTCTCTCCCCTGCCAGAGGGCACCTCCGTCCTGGAGATCG agcggGTCTCGCAGAACATTGTCAAGTCTCACCTGGAGACGTGTCAGTACACAGCAGAGGAGCTGAAGAGACTCACCTGGACTCTATACACACAAGAGGAGATCCGGACCCTGCAGAgcaag tccacAGAAGCGATGTGGCAGCATTGCACTCACCAGCTCACCAATGCCATCCAGTACGTCGTGGAGTTTGCCAAACGCATCACCGGCTTCATGGACCTCTGCCAGAACGACCAGATCATTCTGCTCAAAGCAG ggtGCCTGGAGGTGCTGCTGATTCGCTCATGCCGCGCCTTCAACCCAGTCAACAACACGCTGCTCTTCGACAGCAAGTACGCGGGGACTCCAGTCTTCAAATCCctcg GCTGCGATGACCTCATCAACGGCGTGTTCGAGCTGGCGAAGGGGCTGAGCCGCCTGCAGCTGACGGAGGAGGAGATGGCTCTGTTCAGCGCCGCCGTGCTGCTGTCACCTG ACCGGCCCTGGCTGACGGACACTCAGAAGGTGCAGAGGCTGCAGGAGCACGTCTACCTGGCCCTGCAGAGCTGCCTGCAGAGGAGCCCAGCCAGCAAGGAGAAACTCACTAAG ATGGCCTCCAAGCTGCATCTGATGAAGTCAATCTGCAGCCTGCACATGGACAAGCTGGAGTTCTTCAGCCTCGTGCACCCCGACACGGCCTACAGCTTCCCCCCCTTGTACCGCGAGGTCTTCGTCAGCGAGGTGCAGTACCCAGATTCCAACGAGCGCTAA